A genome region from Triticum aestivum cultivar Chinese Spring chromosome 2B, IWGSC CS RefSeq v2.1, whole genome shotgun sequence includes the following:
- the LOC123047257 gene encoding CBL-interacting protein kinase 22-like has translation MGSEDSPAAGESYSKILQGRYELGRVLGRGGSSKVYRARDIRTGVSVAVKAVRKPYHPCSPEMAAAARRSVERELAALRRVQGHPHVMRILDVLASRSTVYLVLELARGGTLLSAMDERGRFDEPTARRLFVQLVSALAHVHSRGVFHRDVKLENLLLDEHGDLKLTDFGLCALGDRHLGADGLAATRCGSPAYVAPEILHKKRYDAGKVDVWSSGVALFSLTAGYLPFNDGNLMGMYRKIFSGRFRCPRWFSPELRSLIGRMLDPNPDTRIKIAEIMEHPWLQQDGTSPFDIIRAGSSHPRPEVMKWEAEMEQVRELNAFDIIAFASGCDLSGLFGPLPDRVRFAVVGVDIGSVLDKAEEIGRVEGLAVRRKEEDVGCGGVMFEAIGREVIALVRASRLVEEMVMVEVERTSSSEAPKLWDRLQLGLKFLNG, from the coding sequence ATGGGGTCGGAAGATTCACCGGCCGCCGGGGAGAGCTACTCGAAGATCCTGCAGGGCCGGTACGAGCTTGGCCGCGTGCTCGGCCGGGGTGGGTCGTCCAAAGTCTACCGCGCGCGCGACATCCGCACCggcgtctccgtcgccgtcaaggCCGTCAGGAAGCCGTACCACCCGTGCTCTCCCGAGATGGCCGCCGCGGCGCGCCGGTCCGTGGAGCGGGAGCTCGCCGCGCTCCGCCGCGTGCAGGGCCACCCGCACGTCATGCGCATCCTCGACGTCCTGGCATCCCGCTCCACCGTCTATCTCGTGCTCGAGCTCGCCCGCGGCGGCACCCTCCTGTCCGCGATGGACGAACGGGGCCGCTTCGACGAGCCCACAGCGCGCCGCCTGTTCGTCCAGCTGGTCTCCGCGCTGGCGCACGTGCACTCCCGTGGTGTGTTCCACCGCGACGTGAAGCTGGAGAACCTCCTGCTGGACGAGCACGGCGACCTGAAGCTCACGGACTTCGGGCTGTGCGCCCTCGGCGACCGGCATCTCGGCGCCGACGGCCTCGCGGCCACGCGCTGCGGGTCCCCGGCCTATGTCGCGCCGGAGATCCTGCACAAGAAGCGGTACGACGCCGGCAAGGTCGACGTGTGGTCCTCGGGCGTGGCGCTCTTCTCGCTCACGGCCGGCTACCTGCCGTTCAACGACGGCAACCTCATGGGCATGTACCGCAAGATCTTCTCTGGCAGATTCCGGTGCCCCAGGTGGTTCTCGCCAGAGCTGCGCAGTCTCATCGGCCGGATGCTGGACCCAAACCCAGACACGCGCATCAAGATAGCAGAAATCATGGAGCACCCCTGGCTACAACAAGATGGGACGTCACCGTTTGACATCATTCGAGCTGGTTCCTCTCATCCTAGGCCGGAAGTGATGAAATGGGAGGCGGAAATGGAGCAAGTAAGGGAGCTGAACGCGTTCGACATAATCGCGTTCGCGTCGGGATGCGATCTGAGCGGGTTGTTTGGGCCATTGCCGGACCGGGTTCGATTTGCTGTGGTAGGTGTGGACATTGGGTCGGTGCTGGATAAGGCTGAGGAGATTGGGCGCGTGGAGGGGCTCGCGGTGAGGAGGAAGGAAGAAGACGTAGGATGCGGTGGGGTCATGTTTGAGGCGATTGGGAGGGAGGTCATCGCCCTGGTTAGGGCTAGTCGATTGGTAGAAGAAATGGTGATGGTTGAGGTGGAAAGAACTAGCTCAAGTGAGGCACCTAAACTGTGGGACAGGCTTCAACTAGGTCTTAAATTCTTAAATGGTTGA